A stretch of Lactuca sativa cultivar Salinas chromosome 6, Lsat_Salinas_v11, whole genome shotgun sequence DNA encodes these proteins:
- the LOC111905422 gene encoding germin-like protein 9-3, with amino-acid sequence MALFIVKGVLFSAFITMAINGLVRASDPDILFDYIVPPHVTVVDGNFFTYTNFRVLFNRSMDPTAIQASMTEFPALNGQSVSLSVLRLSPGGVSPPHTRPHATGLFLVLEGEFEVGFVDTTNKLYTQTLQTGDMFIFPKGLVHYQYNADMKKTAMAVAAFGSASTALVSVPSTLFKPDVDDVVLAKSFRTDVATIQKLRAAIRGKV; translated from the coding sequence atggCTTTGTTCATTGTGAAAGGAGTTCTCTTTTCAGCTTTTATCACCATGGCCATCAATGGGCTCGTTCGAGCTAGCGATCCTGACATTCTATTTGACTACATTGTTCCGCCTCACGTGACAGTAGTTGATGGAAATTTCTTCACTTACACCAATTTCCGTGTTCTTTTCAACAGATCAATGGATCCTACAGCAATTCAAGCCAGCATGACGGAATTCCCGGCTCTAAACGGCCAGAGCGTTTCCCTTTCGGTGCTACGGTTATCCCCTGGAGGAGTGAGTCCACCACATACGAGACCCCATGCAACTGGCTTGTTTTTAGTGTTGGAGGGTGAATTCGAGGTTGGTTTTGTGGACACGACGAATAAGCTTTACACTCAAACCCTACAAACTGGAGACATGTTCATATTTCCAAAGGGACTTGTTCATTACCAGTATAATGCTGATATGAAGAAGACAGCCATGGCTGTAGCTGCATTTGGTAGTGCGAGTACTGCTCTTGTTTCAGTTCCGTCAACTTTGTTTAAACCAGACGTTGATGATGTCGTTCTTGCCAAGTCTTTTAGAACGGATGTAGCAACAATTCAAAAGCTTAGGGCTGCTATTCGAGGAAAGGTTTAG